In Aegilops tauschii subsp. strangulata cultivar AL8/78 chromosome 3, Aet v6.0, whole genome shotgun sequence, one genomic interval encodes:
- the LOC120975632 gene encoding uncharacterized protein — MSAASGYVAVPRCPVIFDGTNYTEFAGFMRIHMRGIRLWGVLSGEVCCPPRPVPPVAPTPPTPLVLPPDATQAAKDAAKIADEAADRAYDERALAYEEALQTYHGALSVYTQWLDDDARAAAVLTASVLPQFASEFLGLPTVFQMWTCLRQRYEPSGDALYLSVVRQEHALQQGDSTVDDFYAQSSAIWRQLDSLRSAGCRTCPCCQAVQADLEFHRVYEFLSRLRKEFEPRRAQLLARGRISLMEALSEIRAEETRLRGAGLLEVPSVLATRVSSTPPAAPPHSRSSAPPLLPTPSGGSGRPRSHCDYCKNDGHIESQCYTKRKHLRKARSSGTASSPSPVSAIALTEQDILRLKRLLAASGSSSTGTAGSVTDASRTEHPPSTQSGSSHAHSGWGWPSPP, encoded by the exons ATGTCTGCTGCATCAGGCTACGTTGCTGTCCCTCGCTGTCCGGTGATCTTCGATGGTACCAACTACACCGAGTTCGCTGGCTTCATGCGTATTCACATGCGTGGCATTCGTCTCTGGGGTGTTCTTTCTGGCGAGGTCTGCTGTCCGCCACGTCCGGTCCCTCCGGTGGCCCCTACTCCACCGACTCCACTGGTTCTTCCTCCGGACGCTACTCAGGCCGCCAAGGATGCGGCTAAGATTGCTGATGAGGCTGCTGATCGTGCCTATGATGAGAGGGCTTTGGCTTATGAGGAGGCTCTTCAGACGTATCATGGTGCTTTGTCTGTTTACACCCAGTGGCTTGatgatgatgctcgtgctgcagctgttctcactgctagtgttctgcctcagtttgcttctgagtttctgggtcttcctactgtcttccagatgtggacctgtcttcgtcagcgctatgagccctctggtgatgccttatatctttctgtggttcgtcaggagcatgctcttcagcagggtgactCTACTGTTGATGACTTTTATGCACAGAGTTCTGCTATCTGGCGCCAGCTTGATTCTCTCCGCAGTGCTGGTTGTCGTACTTGTCCCTGCTGCCAGGCTGTCCAGGCCGATTTGGAGTTTCATCGCGTCTACGAGTTCCTGTCTCGGCTCCGTAAGGAGTTTGAGCCCCGGCGTGCTCAGTTGCTTGCTCGTGGCCGTATTTCTCTCATGGAGGCACTTTCAGAGATTCGTGCTGAGGAGACTCGCCTACGTGGTGCTGGTTTGCTGGAGGTTCCCTCTGTGCTCGCTACTCGGGTTTCTTCCACTCCACCTGCTGCACCGCCCCATTCTCGCTCGAGTGCTCCGCCGCTCTTGCCCACTCCTTCTGGAGGCTCAGGTCGCCCCCGTTCACATTGTGACTACTGCAAGAATGATGGTCATATTGAGTCCCAGTGCTACACCAAGCGGAAACACCTGCGCAAGGCGCGATCATCAGGGACTGCGTCATCTCCCTCGCCAGTTTCAGCCATTGCTTTGACCGAGCAGGATATTTTGAGACTTAAGCGTCTGCTCGCGGCTTCAGGTTCTTCCTCGACGGGTACTGCTGGTTCTGTGACTGATGCTTCCCGCACTGAGCACCCGCCctctacacagtcag gatcgtcgcacgcacactctggttggggctggccctcgccgccgtga
- the LOC109777257 gene encoding LOW QUALITY PROTEIN: G-type lectin S-receptor-like serine/threonine-protein kinase At2g19130 (The sequence of the model RefSeq protein was modified relative to this genomic sequence to represent the inferred CDS: deleted 1 base in 1 codon) encodes MNCKSSISLLFAALIPYMFLVFDASQAAVPTDTLLPGQSISGSEILVSENGVFELGFFSPSPGAMKHYLGIQYKNLIGSHRAMFWLGNRIPITSFLNTTLYLAAGELYIEELGSVLWTSGSATNGSAGSVAVLLNTGNFVVRDQTNHSKVIWQSFDHPADALLPGAWLGLDMATGAHISLTLSKPPYHCTLVIDQSRKMGFVMSIDGHDHLGTFPDGMVTRGEEGGLVWLNYPENPNDLQFMRLHMGQVSLLRWVNNATITGWQPLWSYPSSCKISAFYCGAFSACTSAGTCACIDGFRPSDPDEWRLGQFVSGCSRVIPSDCEDGISTDSFVLLDNLQGLPANPQDTSEETSEDCEATCLSQCYCVAYSYDLSGCKIWYNVLLNLTFGNGTIHHTKISMRIGSHGKRRQGHIQHVMLVIGPIVVGLLIMLVIFWLYKISSRQTKVDGFLAVYTYTQLKRATRNFSDKLGEGGFGSVFKGTVAGPTDVAVKELKSFGHRDKQFRAEVQTLGLIQHTNLVRLFGFCSEGTRRLLVYEYMANGSLNSHLFSEGTSILSWNLRRRIAIGVGKGLSYLHEECRDCIIHCDIKPENILLDAEFCHKIADFGMAKLLGRDMSTALTTLRGTIGYLAPEWVYGQPITHKADVYSFGVVLLELISGRRATGNGNHRYFPLYAAAKVNEGDVLCLLLDGRLRGDGNEKELDVACRVACWCIQDDEIHRPSMGQAVRMLEGAVDVELPPIPTSFQNIMDGGDSGTYSAEV; translated from the exons ATGAACTGCAAGTCTTCTATCTCTCTCTTATTTGCTGCACTGATCCCCTACATGTTCCTGGTATTTGATGCAAGTCAAGCTGCAGTTCCAACGGATACCCTTCTTCCTGGCCAATCTATCTCGGGCAGCGAAATTTTGGTCTCCGAGAATGGTGTATTTGAGTTGGGGTTCTTCTCCCCGTCCCCAGGTGCCATGAAGCACTACTTGGGCATACAGTACAAGAACCTGATAGGCAGCCACCGAGCTATGTTCTGGCTGGGGAACAGAATCCCTATCACCAGCTTCCTCAACACAACCTTGTACCTTGCCGCAGGTGAATTATATATCGAGGAGCTTGGTTCTGTTCTCTGGACCTCGGGTTCAGCAACAAATGGATCAGCCGGTTCTGTGGCGGTTCTCCTTAACACTGGGAATTTTGTTGTGAGAGATCAGACCAACCATTCTAAGGTCATATGGCAGAGCTTTGATCATCCAGCTGATGCTCTGCTACCTGGAGCATGGCTAGGATTGGACATGGCCACCGGAGCACACATCTCACTTACTTTATCCAAGCCTCCTTACCATTGCACCCTCGTGATTGACCAGAGTAGGAAGATGGGATTTGTCATGTCCATTGATGGGCATGACCATCTTGGTACCTTTCCAGACGGGATGGTAACA AGGGGAGAAGAAGGCGGTTTGGTCTGGCTAAATTATCCAGAGAACCCAAATGATCTCCAATTCATGAGACTGCATATGGGGCAAGTCAGTCTGCTGAGGTGGGTAAATAATGCGACGATTACTGGTTGGCAACCTCTGTGGAGCTATCCCTCCAGCTGCAAAATCAGTGCTTTCTATTGCGGCGCATTCAGTGCTTGCACAAGCGCAGGAACATGTGCGTGCATTGATGGTTTCAGACCAAGTGATCCAGATGAATGGAGGCTTGGGCAATTTGTTAGCGGCTGCTCTAGAGTAATACCCTCAGATTGCGAAGACGGCATCTCCACCGACTCGTTTGTTTTGTTAGACAACCTGCAAGGCCTTCCTGCCAACCCTCAAGATACAAGCGAAGAAACTAGTGAAGACTGTGAAGCAACCTGTCTGAGCCAATGCTATTGCGTCGCATATTCCTATGATCTCTCTGGATGCAAGATATGGTATAATGTGTTGCTTAATTTGACTTTTGGAAATGGTACCATTCACCACACCAAGATTTCCATGCGTATAGGTTCTCATGGTAAAAGGCGGCAAGGACACATACAGCATGTCATGTTGGTTATTGGTCCAATAGTTGTTGGTCTTCTTATCATGCTGGTGATTTTCTGGCTGTACAAGATATCTTCAAGACAGACTAAAGTGGATGGTTTTCTTGCTGTTTACACCTATACGCAGCTCAAGAGAGCCACAAGAAATTTCTCTGACAAACTCGGCGAAGGAGGCTTTGGAAGTGTATTCAAGGGAACAGTTGCAGGTCCAACTGATGTAGCCGTGAAGGAGCTTAAAAGCTTCGGGCACAGAGATAAGCAATTCCGAGCAGAAGTACAGACTCTTGGGCTGATTCAACACACCAATCTTGTGCGCCTGTTCGGATTCTGCAGCGAAGGGACCAGAAGGCTGCTGGTCTATGAGTATATGGCAAATGGTTCCTTGAATTCTCATCTCTTTTCAGAGGGAACAAGCATATTGAGCTGGAATCTTCGCCGTCGCATTGCCATTGGTGTGGGTAAAGGTCTTTCCTATCTGCACGAGGAATGCAGGGACTGCATCATACACTGCGACATCAAGCCCGAGAACATACTACTGGATGCTGAATTCTGCCACAAAATCGCAGATTTTGGCATGGCGAAGCTTCTCGGACGGGACATGAGCACGGCACTGACCACCCTCCGTGGAACCATCGGCTATCTCGCACCGGAGTGGGTGTATGGTCAGCCTATCACTCACAAGGCAGATGTCTACAGCTTTGGTGTTGTGCTCCTCGAATTGATCTCCGGGAGGAGGGCTACCGGGAATGGAAATCATCGGTACTTCCCCCTTTATGCTGCAGCTAAGGTGAACGAAGGAGATGTCTTGTGCTTGCTC
- the LOC109777255 gene encoding G-type lectin S-receptor-like serine/threonine-protein kinase At2g19130 has translation MPTNGGGAARSLGLGISPPKPAALLFLLLHCSLRAASATTDTILPGKGISGNETLVSKSGGFELGFFPPGPGIHYFLGVRFRNMAGNSPTFWLGDRVVITDLPAASLEIFGDSLYIKENGASLWWSLSPGGNASSAAVAVLHDNGNLVLRDQGNSSLVLWQSFDYPGDAMLPGARLGLDRDTGKNVSLTFKSFSHNGSLSVDATRRNGFVLTTDGHANGGTFPDWMVSSQDNGSSLLLNRPETANGTEFLQFNLGQISLMRWSEPDPAANGTGGWVARWSFPSDCKSGRFFCGDFGACTGSGKCGCVDGFAPSYPIEWGLGYFVTGCSRSLPLSCESDGQTEHDDSFAPLDKLQGLPYNAQDEVAGTDEDCRAACRSKCYCVAYSYGHGCKLWYHNLYNLSLAARPPYTKIYLRLGSKLRNKKGLQTRGIVLLVTGFIGLASLVLISVLLWKFRRDSFGAGKFEVEGPLAVYSYAQIKKATMNFSDKIGEGGFGSVFRGTMPGSTAIAVKDLKVLGQAEKQFRTEVQTLGMIQHSNLVRLLGFCVKGKRRLLVYECMPNGSLDAHLFSEKSGLLSWNVRCQIALGIAKGLAYLHEECEDCIIHCDIKPENILLDAEFCPKIADFGMAKLLGREFNSALTTIRGTMGYLAPEWISGLPITKKADVYSFGIVLFEIISGRRSTEVVKFGSHRYFPVYAAAQVSEGEVLCLLDARLEGDANVKELDVTCRVACWCIQDEENDRPSMGQVVRMLEGVLDTEMPPIPASFQNLMEGDDSVIYSDF, from the coding sequence ATGCCCACCaatggcggcggcgcggcgcgttCGCTCGGCCTTGGCATCTCCCCACCCAAACCGGCGGCGCTGTTATTCCTGCTCCTCCACTGTTCCCTGCGGGCCGCGTCTGCCACCACGGACACCATCCTCCCCGGCAAGGGCATCTCCGGGAACGAGACCCTGGTCTCCAAGAGCGGCGGCTTCGAGCTGGGCTTCTTTCCGCCGGGCCCCGGCATCCACTACTTCCTGGGGGTCCGGTTCAGGAACATGGCGGGGAACAGCCCCACCTTCTGGCTCGGGGACAGGGTCGTCATCACCGACCTGCCCGCCGCGTCGCTGGAGATCTTCGGCGACAGCCTCTACATCAAGGAGAATGGGGCCAGCCTCTGGTGGTCGCTGTCACCGGGCGGCAATGCGTCGTCCGCCGCCGTGGCGGTCCTCCACGACAACGGCAACCTGGTGTTGAGGGACCAGGGGAACTCCTCCCTGGTCCTGTGGCAGAGCTTCGACTACCCCGGCGACGCGATGCTCCCCGGCGCGAGGCTCGGGCTCGACAGGGACACCGGGAAGAACGTCTCGCTGACGTTCAAGAGCTTCTCGCACAACGGCAGCCTCAGCGTCGACGCGACCAGGAGGAACGGGTTCGTGCTCACCACCGACGGGCACGCCAACGGCGGCACCTTCCCGGACTGGATGGTGTCCTCTCAAGACAACGGCAGCTCGCTGCTGCTGAATCGCCCGGAAACCGCGAATGGGACCGAGTTCTTGCAGTTCAATCTGGGGCAGATCAGCCTGATGAGGTGGTCGGAGCCGGATCCCGCCGCAAACGGCACCGGCGGCTGGGTCGCTCGCTGGTCCTTCCCTTCCGATTGCAAATCCGGCAGGTTCTTCTGCGGCGACTTCGGCGCCTGCACGGGCAGCGGGAAGTGCGGCTGCGTGGACGGGTTCGCGCCGTCGTACCCGATTGAGTGGGGGCTTGGGTACTTCGTCACCGGCTGCTCGAGGTCTCTCCCGCTGAGCTGCGAGTCCGACGGCCAGACGGAGCACGACGACTCCTTCGCCCCGCTGGACAAGCTGCAAGGGCTTCCTTACAACGCCCAGGACGAGGTGGCCGGAACCGACGAAGACTGCAGGGCGGCTTGCCGGAGCAAATGCTACTGCGTCGCCTATTCGTATGGCCATGGATGCAAGCTATGGTACCACAACCTGTACAATCTGAGTTTGGCTGCTAGGCCTCCGTACACCAAGATCTACCTCCGTTTGGGCTCCAAGCTCAGGAACAAGAAAGGCTTGCAAACAAGAGGAATAGTGTTATTGGTAACTGGATTCATAGGCCTTGCTTCTTTGGTACTGATATCGGTGTTGCTATGGAAATTCAGGAGGGATTCATTTGGCGCCGGGAAGTTTGAAGTAGAAGGCCCTCTTGCAGTCTACTCTTATGCACAGATCAAGAAAGCCACGATGAATTTCTCTGATAAAATCGGCGAGGGAGGATTCGGAAGTGTTTTCAGGGGAACAATGCCAGGATCAACTGCCATCGCTGTGAAGGATCTCAAGGTCCTCGGGCAAGCAGAGAAGCAATTCAGGACAGAAGTTCAGACACTTGGGATGATCCAGCACAGCAATCTTGTTCGTCTCTTGGGATTTTGCGTCAAAGGGAAAAGAAGATTGCTGGTGTATGAGTGCATGCCAAATGGCTCTTTGGATGCTCATCTCTTTTCAGAGAAGTCTGGTCTGTTGAGTTGGAATGTTCGGTGCCAAATTGCACTAGGCATCGCCAAGGGTCTAGCCTATCTACATGAAGAATGTGAGGACTGTATCATACACTGTGACATCAAACCTGAGAACATACTGCTTGATGCAGAATTCTGCCCCAAGATTGCCGATTTCGGTATGGCAAAGCTGCTTGGACGAGAATTCAACTCCGCGCTGACCACCATCCGAGGAACCATGGGATATCTTGCGCCGGAGTGGATATCGGGGCTGCCGATCACTAAGAAGGCAGATGTGTACAGCTTCGGCATTGTGCTCTTCGAGATCATCTCGGGGAGAAGGAGCACTGAGGTGGTGAAATTTGGGAGCCATCGATATTTTCCGGTCTATGCCGCTGCTCAGGTGAGCGAAGGGGAGGTTCTGTGCCTGCTGGATGCTAGGCTGGAAGGAGATGCTAATGTGAAGGAGCTGGATGTCACCTGCAGGGTCGCCTGTTGGTGCATTCAGGACGAGGAGAATGACAGGCCGTCAATGGGACAAGTTGTTCGCATGTTGGAAGGTGTCCTAGACACTGAGATGCCCCCTATTCCAGCTTCCTTTCAGAATCTTATGGAGGGTGATGACAGTGTTATATATTCTGATTTCTGA